CGATACTTCAAAATCTCCAAGAGGATGATATCGAATGGAAAGCCCCATGGATGGTTTTCGATGAGATTCTCTACCGATGTGGGAGTTATGATTGGGTCCCTTTGTTGGGGATTTGAGGTGCCGTTGGATACGCCCCTCTACTTGTATTGAGACAATATAGATCGAGACAATTTATACCGATGACGCATGGGCTAGCTCAGAGTGGGTTCTCGTATGGGGAGAAAGACTCCAAGAAAAAGAGCCGCGAGATTTATAATTCCTAGAACCAAACCTGCTGGATAAAGGGAGTTGCTGTAAATCCAATGATGACTCTTGAATATAATGAATGGTGGAGTAGAAGGGTTAAAGACAATATCTTGAGGCCAAATTTAGAAAAAGCTCGACTGATAGAGGAATATCTGCGAGTGGTCCCCTCTGAATTGGAAATCATAAAGCAAGACTTCAAAAAGAAAATCTCAGAGTTAGAAAGGAAAATAGAGCAGTTGGAGGAGGAAAAAGTGTACTTAAAGCTGGATGTTGATGTTCAAAAATCTGAGGTTGAGAATttgaagaagagaaaaagaaaggttGAGGAGGACCTGGATAGTCTGAAGACTGATTACAAGCAACTGTATAAGTCAATGAAAAATGCTGGCTTGGGTAAAACGTCTGAACAGTGGAGGCAAAAAATCCAAGAAGAAAAGGCTAGGGCTGATTGGTGGGAGAAAAAGTTCCAtgatgctcaagctcgagaagtCAATTGTAAAAAGAGTTTGAATAATAGCCAGAATGAAAAACAGATGTTAAGAGCTCGGGTGGCAGAGTTAGAAATGGCACTACAGCAACATCGGAGTCGTAACTCAGTGATTGAATTAAGGGCTAGCCTAAGTAAGATCGAGAATTTGAAGGAGAAAGTAGAAGAACTTGAGACTACACTTCAGAACTGTGATAATCAAATTGATTTATTGGAAGTAAATAATGAGCAACTAGGGGAGCAGCTTCACCGATCTCAGGATCAGGTCCGAGATAGGGATTACCTCATGGGTGAAACTATAGCTCAGATACGAGAGGTGGCTGATCATTTGCAGACTTTGGCGGTCAAGCAGATGTGCTAGGAGTTAAATATGAGTTAGACTCAGATTGGAGGCGAGAGTTAGCCTGCCTTCTTAGGAAAGTAAAAGCTTTGGGTGTTAGGGTAAGACCGTATATGTAATTCattttatgtaaaatattttatttttcagtgaagttttctaaatgaaattgaaGTCGAATCGACGtctcctttttgcattcatgtcatgcatttgcattgcatagCATCATAAAAATTAAGTTGCACAAAAGAACCCTATTAATTAGTGATAATTTATctagttaccctggaacatcgttaCTATACACGGAGGAAAACAAGGGATATGGATCAGAGGTTAGAGAAATTAGAACAAATACAAAAGGAGATGCAGGAGCAACTGCAAGCTCAGATGCAAGAACAGCTGGCTAGGATCCAGCAGGAGATGAGGGATCAAATGCTGGAGTCCCAGAAAAAAATGCTGGACAACATGATGAGCCAGCTGACACAGCTGCTGAAGGGAGGGTTTGACAAAGGAAAGGGACCTATGGGTGATACTGGGAATGACAACGATAACTCTGCTTGTCCTACAAGCTTTGCCCCAGTAAACATTCAAACACAGCCACCAAGGGTGTCTGTTAATGTTAAACCTCTGTATCAAGCCGGCACTTCGGCACCGGTAAATTTCCCAACGGGCTCGTACTCTAATCCTGGAGACAATATGGCAAATCCCATGATCCCTGATTTCAATGAGGTTGAAAGGGAAAAAGTAAAGGCGGAGCTCccaaagtagctcgaggatcaGTGCAAATGGATAGAGGAGAAGTTCAAGGAGCTAGAAAGTGCTGATCATTATTGCGGAGTTGACGGAAAGGAACTCAGTTTGGTCCCGGACTTAGTACTTCCTCCGAAGTTCAAGATGCCAGAATTTGAAAGATATAATGGAACCAGCTGCCCTGAGGCTCACATTACAATATTCTATCGAAGAATGACAGAATATGTCAACAATGACCAATTGTTGATTCACTGTTTTCAAGATAGTTTGACTGGGGCCGTAGCCAAATGGTACAATTAGTTGAGCCAGGCTCAGGCCAAATCATGAAAGGATTTGGTGTAGGCCTTCATGAAATAGTATGGCCATGTGGCCGATATAGCGCCTGACAGGATGACATTACAGAACATGAAGAAAAGGTCAGGTAAAAGCTTCAGGAAATACGCCCAGAGGTGGAGGGAAGTCGCTACgcaagtacaaccaccactgCTGGAAAAAGAAACGACTATGTTGTTTATAATACCTTGAAGACACCTTTCATTAATCATATGTTGGGGAGCGCGACTAAGAGTTTCGCAGACATAGTGATGTCTggtgaaatgatagaaaatgcaataAGGTGAGGGAAGATAGAAACGGGGGAAAGCACGAGAAGGTCAGccctaaagaaaaaggaaagcgAGGTAAGCAATGTGAGCTCAGGCTATTCAAAACCTGTCATCGTTAATCAATCGAGAACGGTAGTCACAGGCCAACAAGTTGCACCAAGGCAGGAGCCCAGCACAAAGAGAAATACGGAGATGATACAGTTTACCCTTATCCCAATGACATATAAGGAGCTATACAAAAGATTATTTGATCCACATGTTGTAGCACCGTTCTACTCAAAACCCATGCAACCTCCATGCCCTAAGTGGTACAATGAAAACACCCAATGCGAATACCACGCGGGAATCACAGGGCAGTCAATAGAAAATTACATCCCTTTTAAGAAGTTAGTCGAAAGGCTCATTGAAATGGGTATTGTGAAGTTCGACAACAGGTCTGGCGTAGAAAATCTGTTACCCAACCATGCTGATGAGGGGGTAAACGCAATAATCAATGATGCGGAGAAAAGAATTTAACAGGCATTCACCTTTgcatacttgggagtgttttAAACGATGGGACGGTAGAAGAGATCCCTGTATTTTTTAGGGCTAATCTAGAGTCATattcaaaacacacttgttgctttaagcctagaggcaataggaatccttttgtgaaataggcttatgtctaGCGTATTTATTGCAATGAAAtatattcttttgtttcttatttCAAACATCTGTTCTTTACcatttcattcatgatcataccacacGAGTAAATATTCTTGGTTTCTCTTGTTCTTCAAATTTTCTTTCATCCTtataacaggtctccagatatcaatgatatgagtgacACTGTTGCTAACTTAGAATCTCCTTTTAAGCGAGATATGTGTTTAGTGGGACCtcaagactttgaagatgacTAAGATTGTAGCTTATCTCCTGATCTGTTGATGACGGTGAACAAGATGAGAATCAAACCTCATGTTGCAAAGAATCAGTGAAACCCATAATCTTCTTCTATATAGGGCATGTGTGCCGTCAGGTTGATTTCGCCAAAAGCTTCTGACGAGTATCGATTCTTTTTGTGGTCGTCGATTATGTTGCCAAGTGGACAGAAGCTGCCTCATATGTCAATGATGCGTGGTCAATAGCCAGCATTTTTTATGTTAGTATGGAGTACCGAAAAGGACCATATCTGACGATGTACTAAATTTAAATAGCAGTACGATATCTGAAGCATCCGAGCTGTTCAATATTAAATACCATATCACCCAAAAATGAAAGGTGCAAAAAAAAAGATCATGGGAGTCTCTATCAGAACCTCCACCGGGGCAACGTTTTTCGTTGATTTATGGAATGAATGCAATTTTGGCAATGTCTCTTCTCCACGAGTTTCGCCAAAGTTGAGTAAATCCAATTCCAATGATCAAGTGAACCTGATTGAAAAAGGAGGTCGAAAATTATTCGTTACGGTCAAATGATACGAAGTGATGAAGGAAAGATCattttagaaaatttcatcaAGGAAACTTAGTTTTAAGAAGgatccttcccatacaaaaggatCTCAGTGAAAATGGATGTCAAATTGGGAATGACCTTATCATTGGTGGGGGCATTGATGTTGATTAAGATAAATGGCAAGAACTTGCCTGACCCTGTGAACTTGGATTTAATTGAAGAATACTtcactttcaaaaaaaaaaaaagagaaaaaggaaagagaaaaaaaggaaaaggaaaaagaagagaaaaataaaaaatagaaagaaaagaaaagcaaaggagaggccaaggcgaaaacccgcaaagggcgctttgagaccaaaggggatttgagttgaaaacctgaaaagggcGGCTTAAATTTGGATCAAAAGTGGGGCATACAGTAGTCTTACTATGCCTGAGTTAACAATGAGGAagtatgctacatcttggggcattgaCAAAGTACTTCAGATCATCTAAACACATGTTGAGCTCAAATGGTCATCAAGAAGTTTGTACAGAAAAGCTcaggctgcgatatctggggcacttaATTTTCTATCTTACCCATGTTTACTATCCTTAGTTGCCTTATTCTTTTCGAGATACGCCccaatcatttttattttattaccttgGATATCTCCGATTACTTTAATTGTTGTAAGCTATGCTCTTAATTAATTCCATTCTTATCCCTTGCCATGATCTCTTTCAAGCATTTCGCATTGAAATATAGATTAAAATATTTCCATGAAGGAGATTCTGCTTATGACTCtagaagtttctaaataatacgggaacctgaaacaggactgtTGTTTAGAATTTACCGAGCCTAAGGGTTGGAATTGTCTGAGGGACTACCCCTTAAGATTTTCTGTCAAATATATCAGAGACAAATATTGCATCGAAGGTACAATCTTGACGAATAGCAAGCAATGTCAACCCAAGCTTTAAAAGGGGATCATTCTCAAGAGAAAGATGGTATTTTGCATCCATGCAAATATCAAGCATATACATCTAGTCATGACACCCAAGGAATGGTGTAGCAGACCAAATTAATGAAAGAAAAGTCAAATCTTGTACCCTTAAAATTGCGGGgggaattaattgaaaaggaatCAGATTATATTCCTCCGAGTTGCAGTAGGAGAGTTTGAAGATGGTGCAAGCCTTATATTCCATGAAGTACAGTGGACTGGACCTTGAAATTATAGTGGGGCAAACCAGTTGAAGAAAATGGATTGTTTCTATGAGTTTTCTGTCGGAAAGTAGCAGCTGAACAAGAAAGACTCATGTCAGTGAAGCGATAGCCTTAACAGACAGCGAGATATGGTAGCCCAAGCATTAAAATGGGATTATTTTCATGACATTCTGTATTCGTACAAATGCCATTCATAATACATTTAGTTAGGGCATTTGATTCAtgttgatcatagcatcctaatcatttagCATAAGCATAAATCATAGGAAATCACTTCTATAGATGGATTCTCCAGTGGAAAGTGTAGCAAGATTGATTAAATTACAGATTTCGGCAAGTCTTATCCCACTGAGCAGGAGTGGAACAGGCTAAATATAGCAGATCTCATCCTACTGGCAGGAGTGGAATAGATCAAATTTCGACAGATCTTATCTTTGCTGATCAGGAGCGGAGCAGATCAAATTTTGGCGAATCTTACCTCTATGTATCGGCAATAGAGCAGATttcagccaccagccttatcttcactgagcaggagcGAAGCAGACTAAATATAGCAGATCTCATCCCACTAGCTGGAGTGGAGCAAATCAAATTTCGACAGATCTTATCTTCGCTGAGCAGGAGCGGAGCAGATCAAATtttggcgaatcttatctccatgtatcggcaatggagcagatttcagCCACAAGCCTTATCCCACTGAGCAGGAGTGGAACAGGATAAATATAGCAGATCTCATCCCACTGGCAGGAGTGGAACAGATCAAATTTCAGCGGATCTTGTCTCTATGTATCGGCAATAGAGCAGATTTCAGCCACCAGTCTTATCTTCACTGAGTAGGAGTGGAACAGGCTAAATATAACAGATCTCATCCCACTGGCAGGAGTGGAACAGATCAAATTtcagcgaatcttatctccatgtatcggtaaTGGAGCAGATTCAAACCACcagtcttaaccccctaagcagtagggtaacaggctaaaaacTACAGATCTTGTCTCCTTAAGCAATAGTGGGACAAATAAAAAACAACAGGCTTTAactccctaagcaatagggtaacaagctgaagattacagatcttatctccctaagtaatagtggagcagatcaaagatacacGCTTTAactccctaagcaatagggtaacaagctaaagattatagatcttatctccctaagcaatagtggagcagatcaaggatacacgccttaaccccctaagcagtagggtaacaggctaaaatttACAAATCTAGGCTCGCCGAGCAGTGGCGGAGCAGGTCGAAGactcgccttaaccccctaagcagtagggtaacaggctaacgTTTACAGACTTGGGCTCGCCGAGCAGTGGTGGAGCAGGTCAAAGactcgccttaaccccctaagtagtagggtaacagactAAAATTTACAGATCCTGGCTCCTCGAGCAGTGGTGGAGCAGGTCGAAGactcgccttaaccccctaagcagtagggtaacaagctaaaattgcagatcttatcttcgTTGAGCAAGAGTGGATCAGATAAAGTTCCAACAAATCGTATCTTCATTTAGAAGCAATAGGATGCAATGGGTTGCGATAAGGTTACACCAAGAAGCCAAGATCTGACaggaccgggcaaaattggcctttgtAATCTTTGCTTCGTTCCCATTACatgacaacgagcaaagaggggcagctgttaagCCCAATTTCTGCCCGGGCCCAATCAAACCAGCCCAAATTAAACACCCCACTAAACTGaccactaactccatcaccctactaaaccatccactacctccatcacccccactaactccatcaccctatttgttataagttgtaaaatttggctataaaagccatggaAAAACTATTGTAAGGGGGGAATTTTTTTAGAGAATACACATACGAAATCAAAGAGAATACAAATAAGATTTTTAAGGTAACtttttatattattcaattttGTTTACTTTGGCGTTTACATTTTTTCTTTACACAAacgaaagaaggaaaaagagaggGAGTTTACCTCTGGTTTTATTTCCTTTCTGATTTAGCCCTaaagttttcatttttaattcaatttaaccctttttatttttattattttattgttaaattaattaatttgagctttattcttattatttttatatttgttttttattattttctattaatttaattaatttgagttatgtttcttattattatattatttatttattattatatatttaaaaatatatatttttaagcgaagttaattattttaaatataaatttctatTATACATAgacttattatattttttataccaTTATTTATTATCGGTTACCATTTTTATATCAAATTACTATTATTTACTATTTCTCACTATTACTAATTTAACATTGTTATTCcaattttttttactattatccCCATATTTAATGTTATCATCAacatatttttgttattatcatcatgtttttaatattattattaatactattagcacaatgtttattacattattgtatttattattactgttgttttattaattatttctattaattactattattattattatttattatttatatatggttagcattattctcatattattattttcatgttgtctattattatcatttttaaaaatcTATGTCCTTAATTCATTTATCCATTGATCTtctctcaaaatttttcaaaataaaggcaatgttcggtatttaaagaattcgaagaatcgtgccctaacgtactgggtttcactttctttgtttgtcttgaatattcgaatatcctcttaCCAGTTCActcttaaaaattttcaaaataaaggcaatgttcggtatttaaagaattcgaAAAATCGTGCCCTAATGTACTAAATTTCactttctttgtttgttttgaatattcgaatatcctcttaAGGCTAAAACGCACGTTTTAAAGGCAAGCTCACAATTGAGGGTAAAAAAT
This is a stretch of genomic DNA from Gossypium arboreum isolate Shixiya-1 chromosome 11, ASM2569848v2, whole genome shotgun sequence. It encodes these proteins:
- the LOC108471535 gene encoding protein MLP1 homolog, whose amino-acid sequence is MTLEYNEWWSRRVKDNILRPNLEKARLIEEYLRVVPSELEIIKQDFKKKISELERKIEQLEEEKVYLKLDVDVQKSEVENLKKRKRKVEEDLDSLKTDYKQLYKSMKNAGLGKTSEQWRQKIQEEKARADWWEKKFHDAQAREVNCKKSLNNSQNEKQMLRARVAELEMALQQHRSRNSVIELRASLSKIENLKEKVEELETTLQNCDNQIDLLEVNNEQLGEQLHRSQDQVRDRDYLMGETIAQIREVADHLQTLAVKQMC